ACTCTTATCAGGATCATTAATATTTAGATTGCAGGTCGGTAAGCCCTTGAGGTCAGATTTAAAGGAATCCACTTTCTGAGCTTACGAAAAGACAAACTCTTTTACAAGGTGGTGGTCCAGGTATTTCAACTTTCCCTATGATCGTAGCATGGTCAAATAATATATCATGTACAATATTCAAACTATTAAGCAGCTCTGTTTTAAATTCCGCGCACGTAGACTGTTGGTCAGGTGGACTTCTTTTTATGCACTCGCGAATGCGCTTCTATAAATCATTTCGTAGAGtacatttttatgtttatttgcaCCTAGTTCAAGTCACGAAAGTTTAACAAGTAATGAACCCAGCCAGATCTCGAACCCGTAGGTTTAGTTTCAGCGTCGCGAACTTTGCCTAATTGTGTTACGTAATCCATTTACTCAGATCATTTGTAATTTGAGCGCATTTTTCTTCTATATGGTATCAGTTTTACCGCTGGTGCACTTGAAAAGTTCTTGGAAGTTTCGCAGCATTCTTTGCAAGGATAACTGACAATACGACAGGCTTTTTCGGACTCACGATCTCGCTCTGTATTTGATTGAGAATGGTAGTTATACAAATATCCTTAATCAGCATGTAGAGTTATGTAACTTGGTTTAATGTGTCAAGAGGGCCTGTTCTAGTTTTCAATGTATTCAAAGCTAAAAGTTCCTCAGAAATATGATATTTCCGTGCCAATTTTGCCTTCGGAGTAAGAAAATTTAAAGGGTGGCTGTTATATACAAAGGCGGGCTCTATAAACAATAGCGCCCAGGTCCGTTTCATAAGGCATCGAATCGGAATAAATGAGCAAACAGCATATTTTTGAGCTTCAGTAGCATCATGAGCAAGGGTTGTCTGTATCGCTGcagaatttatttatttttctcttgatgAAACTCCATGCCATTGAATGAAATAACACAAGCTAAAAAATTGCCGCTGCTGATTTAGTCTCCTCCGCAGCTCTTCTTTAGGATGTCACGCTACGCTTCCCCCATTCACTCTAAATAGACCTTTTTAACTTCATACGTCGTAAGATTGATCTGGGGGTGCGAATGGGTAAACAATAGTCGCGGccacaaaatttccaaaaattcggatttacattttttttctacaagcaAAGAATCCTAAGCTTCAGAAGTGAAGCATCCAtgctatatttctttttaattgtaCGAATTTGTGTTTTAATCTGCATGAGTAAATGGTCAGAAAAATAATTTCGTCTTCTCGCGATTTTTAAatgttgtggttgtttttcagcttcttttaaTACgaatttggaatttttaaatGTTCTGAACATTTCGAAGACGACGATTTTAAGTTTACAGACAGCCGAGCGAGGAGATTGAAAGATGGCGCCTGTTCTTCATTGCCCTTAAGGTCAGCCAGAGGctatttgaaaggaaaaattgttttgttttcggcaCGATAATGTGAGATAAGGGTGTCACAAGTCAGGAAAATGTAGGGAAAAATGGATTAGTTCAAAGCCTGGGAGAAGTttgggaatttcactttgagtcagggaaaatttacatatttgAAAGAAGTCAAGGAAAagttaaatttcaagtaaatatgATGTTGTTCATCTTGTTTTGGCTATTTTTGTGGTGAAAGATGGTAACAGTTTCTTTTTTGATGTTGATTAAGTACATTGTTTAGAACAGTTGACAGATTCCTGACCACTGTATCCTTCATTTTTGGTCATGTAAGTTGAAGTTGGTTTGTTAATGAAATCATACCcttttttcttctgatattGGATTGGTAAAATAAACTGATGATGGTTTTCAAGAAAATCAATTCTTTTTAGGAATTATTAACTTATGTACACAGTATGTGACGAGCGGAAAGTTTTGATTTATGGGTGGAAAAGATGGCTGTGAAGGGGAGGTTTGAGGTCATTATCAGGATTCGCCcgtgaaattgttaattcaatTGGTCAGAGAAATTTACGTTCGTCAGGGAAAGTCAACGAATTTAAAAACCTATGACTGTGGTGACTATTATGTTAGGAGGCGTTTTTGTGTCAATCTGTAAACTTCTCCGTATCTTTAGGTGTATCTCCTAAACATGTAAAATAAGGAAGCCCGGCGTAGATTGAGCGTTAGACTTGAGATTTATAAATCTCCACGCGATCGCTTAGCAGTTCCtgaatatatatgtatgtatgtatgtatgtataaatatatatgtatatatgtttaaatatatatatatgtatatgtatatgtatatgtataacATATTTCCCCTTTAACGTTATCTCTATATACCCGAAAACGAAATTTCGAACATTGTTGAGGtatttttaaatcttattttacttcactttttttacaaaaaattagtGGTTCCGCAAGTTCCGATGGTTTCGGAGGTTCTACGGTCTACTGATCCACAATTTAGTAACAACCCTCGCGAACGTGCTACTAACAATTTTTTCGTAGTTTTTTTGCGTTTTCACCCGGTTCAAGTCAGGAAAGCAGAACAACTAATGAACCCAGAGTGTCGAAACACATCACAGTAATGGGTCATCTTTAACTTAAACCCTAAGCCCCAAACCCCTATCCTGTTTTTGGCGTTCAATTGATAAAACTGAACGAATTAGGCCTTTTCACGCCGCCGCTACTGTGGCGCTTTGTTCTACTAACCGAACACCTGGATCGACCGCGCATCTCAGGCACTGGGTCGGGAAAGGTTGTTACGTCAAAAAAACTTGGGCTATTTACGTGATGTAATTAATTTACTcagatattttgaattttggcaGACGGTACGTCCACACAACACTCTAATCGAAAGCAAAGGATGAAGAAAACAGTAAAGGTAAACGCTTTATTGTAAACCTGTTGTGAAGTAGAGACGACATTTTACCATTGAAGACTTAAGGTTTTAATAACCCGATTCCTAATTGATAACAAGTGCAAGAGTGGTGTAATAAAAATGACTCAATAAGTTGTACAAACGAATACACACAGAAGACATACAAGAAAATCATGCAGATTCTAAGTTCGCGGGGTATGGTAATTGCGGTACACAACAATACCCAGCATAAGAGTCAGTGAAGAAcgtcttttttttgttcattttgcttttGTGAAGCCAAGGTTAACAAGGATTGGTTTGCAGGAAATCTTGTTCGCGACATCAAAGCAAGGCTCACAACTATGTGACAAGCAACTTAATACCACATCACAGCAAACAGTACATTTGATTTGTTGAAATACTATACCACACAACTCTAAGATGTTAAATACGTTTTGAGGCTCAAATCGCGAAAAACCAAGGAGCATTTATCCTCAGCCCCAAAATTAGAcgtttttatataaaaatagaGTGTGTCACTAACTGCTATCAACTATCATGCAATTTGAACATGTTCAAATTCGagatgatagttgatgataatttttgCCATTTGAACGAACGAATAATAGTGCATGATTCCAACGTTTTGAGCGTAAGTAAGTCGTCACAGCCTTCCTAACGGCTAAAATCTTAGTGGATTACGTTTCATCATTTCTCGTTTTTTTCTCGGCAGAATAAACTCGGCAATCATTACCACTACCATCGTCACCTTTTTTCGATTAAATGCATCCTACAACACATCATTTCCTTtctgtaaaaaattttttcccccGTCGCCTCCCGTTGCCTTTCCGACTGTACAGGCATAACTGGCGGGAAATGGGAGTAGGATTGGGCCATCATAGCTCATCATATCACTTAAGAaagcacggtgacctatctttttcattgcaattttcGAAACAAACATTGGTGGGAAACATTTTAGGAAGGTTAAAAGAACTATTCAATATCTTTGTTATCTGAGGAATCACATTAAGTGAGGCTTGCTGTTAAAAAATCTCTCATTGTTTCAGATTTTACATGTTTTGGGTTCACCCTCGGATGAATTCAGCTTCAAGTTAAACATGCTGTATGGGGGTTCGTTTCACGAGGAAATGCAGTCCCCAAAATATGATTATCATTATGTTTACGCCCTCGTGCGACCAGCTGGTTCCTGGTCATTTGCGGAAAGACTTTCTGATATCGTGGATTTGACAAAATTGGAGGAAAGAGGAAACAGTCTCAAGAAGATGGACATCACTGCCGCCTTGCAGCACATTAAACATGTGATACAGCCAGATATGGCTCTactccattttgtttgtttaaaagggATGACAACTTACAGGTCAGATCTCTTACTGAAGGGTTTGTTAGTTTCAATTTGATGTAGTTTGTCTCGTCTGGTTTTCATGACTAACTCCGTGACTTTTGCGTCATTTTGCGAGTTCTTATAAATTGTTTATTCTCATATTTTGCACGGAACAAGTTAGTTTACGCGAATTGAGTCGTTTGTTTCGCTACCAAACGTTAAATTCTTGACGTCTGTTGATGATCTTACGCACTGTTCTAGTTACGCCTCTGTAATAGGGCACACTTCGATTCTTTTGATATTGCAAAAGTGATCAGTTAATAGATCTCTTTCCAAATGGCGCacatgattttcattcattgtttGTATACAAATTAGCCTTCATGGCCTTCCATTTGTAAGAAAACTTCATTACTTTTAGAAATATTGTAGAGAACAGAAAGGTAACCTTACATGAATCAAAGAGAATAGTGACTGAAGTAGTTTCCTCCATACAATACAGAGATCTCTTATCTTTAATACTGACAGAGGCTTTTCGTTTTCTTATCCACAGGGCGCTCTTTGATGCATTGGATATTCCATTAGTGGGTGGATCAGTGCAATCGCGATATCTTTCCATGGACAAACTCATTACACGTGGTGTTTTGGTCTCTTGCGGCGATGTTTCATGCCCTGATGGATTTATTTACCACAAAGGTAGAAGCGACACTCTTGTaagagaaaacaatatttttagacCCCTTTTTGAACTCCTTACCAAGCTAACAAACAAACTACATCAAATTGAAACTAACAAACCCCTCAGTAAGAGATCTGACCTGTAAGTTGTCATTCCAAGCTTCTGTGCTTGCTATTTCCTACGAATGAAAAGTAAACCATTTGGCTAGCGAAAAAATATACACAATACTGAGTAGCTTAAGGTGTTGGAAAACGGACTTATAGAAAAGAGATCAGTTTCAAATTGGACCCGACTCACACCTTACCAAGTCTTCCCTCTCTTGATAGCACCACtgtgaattaaaaaagtaattgtATCAATTTGCATCAATTTTACACTGTTTTACAATGAGTCTACGAAGCTTTGTTGACGCTAGTAACTCACCACcgacaaataaaaaatgattggtAATTTAAATCGGATTGACTTTGAGAATTCTTTTGCTACAGGTGACCCTCTAGAGTCTGAACAAGTTAGGTATCCATGTGTTGTCAAAGCAAGTCTAGGAGAAGACACCAAAGCAGTGCGATTAGTGAAAGACTCCAAATTACTTAACGCAGCTATTGAGTATGCGTTATCGTATTCAGACCATGTGATCATTGAAAGGTAGGTATTGCCGTTGAGTAAGTGCTGAAGTCGAGGAAGCGCGTAGGAGTGAACATGGTTTGGCTGTTTTGACCGTGATGATATTGATAAACCGATAGGCCAAGTTGTTGTCAAGCTTAGATATGAAGGAAACTGTAAGTCGGATCCAAAATCGGATGAATCTGATTTGTCGATGAAAGCATTAGTTTAAATACAGGGAAACATTCAAAGTACTTGTGTAAATTTGACTGTAAGTGACTCAAAATACGAGGAAACCTGTTTATTCACAGAcgtttttttggaaaaaatttgtgCATCTCCTGAAAGAGCCTTAATGCTTAAGCTTGTTAGCTCTTAGATCAGATGGTTCTCAATGAGGTTTGAGACATGCAtgaattaaaagaaagcaattttaattgcttgtcgaaagtaatccgagttgacattagtttttttcttcagtatGCTTTGTGATTGGTAAAAATAATCGTACCACcttctcgaccaatcaaatgGTAAGGCAAAAACCAATCTCGACTTGGTCGTTCGCGTTTTTCCTGTGAAATCGGCTTGaattgttaaaaagaaacaacggGTCACTCTGAAGTACGAAGTAAGTTTTGACGGGATACTAAACAAGAGGCTGCAAATCTCACTAGTGTACCATACTAGTGTAGTGTAGCAGGCTTTAGACTTTGAACAAGCTATTTAAGGAATGCAGACTTGTGGGGCTTTCCTATAACATAGTAGATTACTTTATCATAATAATTCGACCCCTCCTTTGTATTCATTGGAGTGGGACCACACGCCTTGCGTAGAGACTACGTGTAATTTTGCAGCCATAGAAcgttttacaattaaaaaaattaatcctaTTCAACGATTTTCTATTTCGTTTcctccttattttttttttccggcagTTACATAGAGGGACGGGAAATTCGCTGCGCTGTTGTTGAATCAGCAGCAAATGGAGAATTAAAAGCTTTGTCGTGCATCGAGTATAAAGTACGAGAAAATGACATTCGAAGAAGTGAAGACAAATACAGCTGCAATGAAAAAGGATTACCTGTTGGTAAGTACTGGAGATACATGTCCTTAATTCCCACAACAACACTAGTAATTAACATAAGTGCTACGAAGCCACATTTTCAGGGCGTCGTCAGGCTAATTGGATTTCCTGTCCAGAAATTTTTGAATCCCAAATAGCGGAGGTCTTGCATGCGTCACGTGATCCTACAGCAGCTTATTTACCACTGGTACCTCAAGGGAGGTACCCTACCTTTGCTGCTATTTTGCATACCAGGtaaaacaacatggcggctaTCGAAGGCGATTGCGTGCAATCTTTGCGAGGTTATTACGATTCCCTTAGTGctgagaataaataaataaataaaaaaagagaaaaaaaaaacggcaagAGGCTTAAATGTTTTGCAAGAGTAGATCCCTACTCTATAAGTTCTATGGCAAGCTAGAATGGACAAAAGAGGTCGAGAATTTTTTCATCGAGTCGAGAATTTTTACCTCGAGTCGAGAATATTTTTGCTGAGTCGAGAATATTTTTGCCGAGTCGAGAACAATTTCTTCATGTCGAATTCTGACAACCAGTCGAAGATTTTTTTCTGGAGTCGaagatttttttgttgaatCGAAATTTTTTCATCGAGTCGAGAATATCCAACATGTCATGCCGTCATTTGCCGCCAAAATGATCAAACAACATGCCGGTTTGCAGATCTGTTGCTTAAGTAGCTTTTTTATGGATCGTTGTCGTTCCTCAAATTGCTGACGGTCCTGTGGAGGACTTGGAGAGGTTTCTGTTGTCTATACAGGATTGTATTTCTCATATAGAACGATGCACAGCTCCCGGAAACGACAGAAATATGGAATATATACACGATAGCTTGGAAGGCTTTGTTGAAATAATTCATCATGTGCGTCAAGAATGCCAGTATTTTCCATAAAAATGAATAGATCAATGTAAATGTTACCCTCTGCACAAAGCCTCTGTATCCTTTGATTGTGCGTGCTGCGTCCAGCTATGAAGCTTTCTCTATTTAGCCCCTTCTGATCAATCATAAATCGAGCAACATTCACGTTTCCGCGCCCCTATCACTTCTAACCCGTGATGGAACTCCAAATTCTTGTATTCCATCCGTGAAGCATTGTAATGCTGTACCCGCTAAGTTGTTGGTGAAACACTTTATGTAAACTATTGCTCTACTATACCCCTTAATGCAACCGTGCAAAACAAACCTCCAATGGATTAACTTGCGATTTGAGTCAATGTGCCATTAGTGGTTTGGTTTTTTAACCCTATGCAGACGTCGTTGAATTGCATATCTGTGCATTATGCAGGATCGATTATTTGTAATGCTTCCCAGATTTTTTGAGATAGGTGTTATTCGTAAGATATCTTTTACATTCCAAACAAGTTCCTCTTCATTAACCTCGCTGTAATCAAGAATACCAAATTCTATTCTTCTTCTAGACAGAGTCCTGGCACTAACACTTGAACACTTTGCAATAACTGCCCACGGCATACCAGTGCTGTGAAGTACATCAATTCGTTCTGCTGTAATGTTGTATTTTGGTCTTCCTAGTGAACTTTTTTCGCGGTAAGGTACACTACGAAACTTAGCACTGACTTGAAAAGAAGCAGCATTTTTATACCTGATGTGGTTTAGTAACTCCCGCAAGAAGTGCGGAAGGTCGTCAACCAGCACTTTTATCTCTAAAAAGCCTTGGACATTGGCGAGAACTAAAGAAAACGCTGCGATTATTTCAACAAAGCCTTCCAAGCGATCGTGTTTACATTCCATATTTCTGTCGTTTCCAGGAGCTGTGCATCGTTCTATATAGGAAATGCAATCCTGTATAGACAACAGAAACCTCTCCAAGTCCTCCACATTACCGTCAGCAACTTGAAGAAGGACAACGATGTATAAAAAGGCTACGTAACCAACAGATCTGCAAACTGCCATATCGTTTGATCGTTTTGGCGGCAAATGACGGCACGGTATGTCGGGTATTCTCGACTCGATGAAAAAATTTTcgactcagaaaaaaaaaaatctcgaatcGAGGATAAAATCCTCGACTAATTGTCAGAATTCGAATCGAAGAAATAATTCTCGactccataaaaaaaattttgactccGAAAAAAATTCTCgactcgagaaaaaaattttctcgactcgaaaaaaaaaatctcgactCGATGAAAA
This region of Pocillopora verrucosa isolate sample1 chromosome 3, ASM3666991v2, whole genome shotgun sequence genomic DNA includes:
- the LOC131778396 gene encoding D-alanine--D-alanine ligase-like, which produces MKKTVKILHVLGSPSDEFSFKLNMLYGGSFHEEMQSPKYDYHYVYALVRPAGSWSFAERLSDIVDLTKLEERGNSLKKMDITAALQHIKHVIQPDMALLHFVCLKGMTTYRALFDALDIPLVGGSVQSRYLSMDKLITRGVLVSCGDVSCPDGFIYHKGDPLESEQVRYPCVVKASLGEDTKAVRLVKDSKLLNAAIEYALSYSDHVIIESYIEGREIRCAVVESAANGELKALSCIEYKVRENDIRRSEDKYSCNEKGLPVGKSPENKPWFLDPRKEEKLIHRIQQQSCRAFRELGLHDFGLFDFRVDVEGNPFLLECNLFCSFGPQSVVNIVAKDSGFTDESLFDMMVENLLLRKRQQENNNFNL